A genome region from Sulfurimonas hongkongensis includes the following:
- a CDS encoding type I secretion system permease/ATPase — MANRPSRAKNKKVSELKEAILKSKKSFLMVGFFSLFINILMLVPPLYMLQLYDRVLASRSEDTLIMLTLIVVFLFLIMALLEIVRSRVLVKVGNKLDSQLSQRVFDSVFELAQKHPGKASSMPLSDLTQIRQFMTGNGLFAFFDAPWIVIYIAVLFIFHPIFGYFAIFAAIVLVALTIINEYSTKQKLGEANTLNRSSNAYVDANLRNAEIVHAMGMKDSIRKIWEKRYFGFLNAQNDASNSAGVFSNISKSLRMLFQSLILGIGAYLAIHMEVSPGMMIAGSIIMGRALAPLDLIIGSWKGFSSARASYEKLEGLLEEFPKDKEYMQLPAPKGEVLLESVVVVPPGAAQPSLRGISMLIQKGDIVGIIGPSAAGKSSLARVILGLWPLASGKARLDRADIYQWDKHDLGKFIGYLPQDIELFEGTISQNIARFGELDSQKIVDAAQRAGVHEMILRLPDGYDTKIGAGGATLSGGQRQRVGLARAIYNDPVLVVLDEPNSNLDDVGEAGLVNAINHLKQIGSTVVIITHRPSILQVTNKIAVIKQGSLELYGNTNEVLAQLAKNAQQAKAQNAPATQPKPQPSQGAPKISLSKPENGGKV; from the coding sequence ATGGCAAATAGACCATCAAGAGCAAAAAATAAAAAAGTATCAGAACTTAAAGAGGCTATATTAAAATCTAAAAAATCATTTTTGATGGTTGGTTTTTTTAGTCTATTTATAAACATTCTTATGCTGGTTCCGCCTCTTTATATGTTACAACTTTATGATAGAGTTTTAGCAAGTAGAAGTGAAGACACTCTTATCATGTTAACACTGATAGTTGTTTTCCTATTTCTAATTATGGCACTTTTAGAAATCGTGAGATCTCGCGTACTTGTAAAAGTTGGAAACAAGCTTGATAGTCAGCTTAGTCAAAGAGTTTTTGACTCCGTATTTGAGCTTGCACAAAAACATCCGGGTAAAGCTTCATCTATGCCCCTAAGTGACCTTACACAGATAAGACAGTTTATGACTGGAAATGGACTTTTTGCATTTTTTGATGCACCATGGATAGTTATCTATATAGCGGTCTTATTTATATTTCACCCTATATTTGGCTATTTTGCTATATTTGCGGCGATTGTTCTGGTTGCTCTTACGATTATAAATGAGTACTCTACAAAGCAGAAGCTAGGTGAAGCAAATACGCTAAATCGCTCCTCAAACGCATATGTTGATGCAAATCTAAGAAATGCAGAGATAGTTCATGCTATGGGCATGAAAGATAGTATTCGAAAGATTTGGGAAAAACGATATTTTGGTTTTTTAAATGCACAAAATGATGCAAGTAACAGTGCGGGGGTTTTCTCAAATATCTCAAAAAGCTTAAGGATGCTTTTTCAATCACTCATCCTTGGAATAGGGGCTTATTTAGCTATTCATATGGAAGTTAGTCCGGGAATGATGATTGCGGGTTCTATTATTATGGGTAGAGCATTGGCTCCGCTAGATCTTATTATTGGTAGCTGGAAAGGATTTAGTAGTGCAAGAGCTTCTTATGAAAAGCTAGAAGGGCTTCTAGAAGAGTTTCCAAAAGATAAAGAGTATATGCAGCTTCCTGCTCCAAAGGGAGAGGTTTTACTAGAGAGTGTGGTTGTTGTTCCTCCGGGAGCTGCTCAACCCTCGCTTAGAGGCATATCTATGTTAATTCAAAAGGGTGATATAGTGGGTATTATTGGGCCAAGTGCCGCAGGTAAATCCTCCCTTGCTAGAGTTATCTTAGGTCTTTGGCCACTCGCATCTGGTAAAGCAAGACTAGACAGAGCTGACATCTATCAATGGGATAAACATGATTTAGGAAAATTCATAGGATATCTGCCTCAGGATATTGAGCTTTTTGAAGGAACTATCTCTCAAAATATAGCAAGATTTGGTGAGCTTGATTCGCAAAAAATTGTAGATGCTGCACAAAGAGCAGGTGTTCATGAGATGATACTAAGACTTCCTGATGGGTACGATACTAAAATAGGTGCAGGCGGAGCAACGCTCTCAGGTGGGCAAAGACAAAGAGTAGGACTTGCAAGAGCCATATATAATGACCCTGTTTTGGTTGTTTTAGATGAGCCTAACTCAAATCTTGATGATGTTGGAGAAGCAGGACTTGTAAATGCCATCAACCACTTAAAGCAGATAGGCTCAACTGTGGTAATTATCACGCATAGACCAAGCATCCTTCAAGTAACAAACAAGATAGCAGTTATAAAGCAAGGTAGCTTAGAGCTATATGGAAATACAAATGAGGTGCTGGCACAATTAGCCAA